In a genomic window of Salegentibacter salegens:
- a CDS encoding response regulator transcription factor, which yields METEDKKILLVEDDPNFGTVLKDYLAMNDYEVTHAKNGMEGFEKFKKDDFDLCILDVMMPYKDGFTLAKEIREKNEEIPIIFLTAKAMKEDVLKGYKVGADDYLNKPFDSEVLLMKIKAIMQRKATDSVADSKQFEFEIGGFHLNSKLRFLTYKEEEAQKLSPKENELLRLLALHENDLMPRELALTKIWRDDNYFTSRSMDVYIAKLRKYLKKDENVEILNIHGEGFRLVVKNQENAEA from the coding sequence ATGGAAACTGAAGACAAGAAAATTTTGTTAGTAGAAGACGATCCAAACTTTGGAACTGTCTTAAAAGATTATTTGGCGATGAACGATTACGAAGTAACGCACGCCAAAAATGGAATGGAAGGTTTTGAAAAGTTTAAAAAAGACGATTTCGACCTTTGTATTCTTGATGTAATGATGCCTTACAAAGACGGCTTTACGCTGGCTAAAGAGATAAGGGAAAAGAACGAAGAAATCCCAATTATCTTCCTTACCGCCAAAGCGATGAAAGAAGACGTGCTTAAAGGCTACAAAGTAGGAGCAGACGATTACCTAAACAAACCTTTTGATAGCGAAGTATTGCTTATGAAGATTAAAGCCATTATGCAGCGTAAAGCTACAGATAGCGTGGCAGATTCTAAGCAATTTGAGTTCGAGATTGGTGGTTTTCACCTTAACTCTAAACTAAGGTTTTTAACCTATAAAGAAGAAGAAGCTCAAAAACTTTCTCCAAAAGAGAACGAGTTATTGCGTTTACTTGCCCTGCACGAGAACGATTTGATGCCAAGAGAACTGGCACTTACTAAAATTTGGAGAGACGATAACTATTTCACCTCCAGAAGTATGGATGTATATATCGCCAAACTGCGTAAATACCTTAAGAAAGACGAGAATGTAGAGATTTTAAACATTCACGGCGAAGGATTTAGATTGGTGGTTAAAAACCAGGAAAACGCCGAAGCATAA
- a CDS encoding sensor histidine kinase, with amino-acid sequence MNKKLFLLLVILMSLSLIGIIFVQGYWIKSTVEDKEAQFTYDVKQVLLRVVNEIENQEIEDYWMKFKDADSTNSRLQAATITEYSYVNENKLRNQTLFHSDAILEEDYKVSSGFIESARDSIPFTKLINKKVTSIVNNRNNIDGSGLSSQQQIERIVRMDEYEKNLLKEYIAEHTSRLPLHQRVNEATIERLLAQELSNRDINSEFEYGVYSNSISTNLHSENFSLSHPATYGVPLFADDMGNSNYQLLVNFTEKKKVVLSSITLMAALSIIFTLIIVIAYSSALSQLIKQRQISQIKTDFINNMTHEFKTPIATINLALDAIKNPKISSDEEKKKRYLKMIRDENRRMHAQVENVLRISKLDKNELDLKKERLQLNEIVEDAMTHVELIVEDRGGYIQTHFGALRSSILANQDHFTNVIVNILDNGVKYSSEIPKIDIYTENVKNYIILKIRDQGAGMSKLVQKKIFEKFYREHTGDIHNVKGHGLGLAYAKRIVEDHHGQISVESEKGKGSTFIIKLPLIS; translated from the coding sequence ATGAATAAAAAGCTTTTTTTACTCCTCGTTATCTTAATGAGCCTTTCCCTTATCGGTATTATTTTCGTGCAGGGATACTGGATTAAGAGTACTGTAGAAGATAAAGAAGCACAGTTTACCTACGATGTAAAACAGGTACTCTTAAGAGTGGTTAATGAAATTGAAAACCAGGAGATTGAAGATTACTGGATGAAATTTAAAGATGCCGACAGCACTAACAGTCGGTTGCAGGCCGCTACTATTACCGAATATTCTTACGTAAACGAAAATAAATTAAGAAACCAAACCCTGTTTCATTCAGATGCTATTCTGGAAGAAGATTATAAGGTTTCTTCTGGCTTTATAGAATCGGCTCGCGACAGTATCCCGTTCACCAAGCTCATCAATAAAAAGGTGACCAGTATTGTGAATAATCGCAATAATATAGACGGCAGCGGACTTAGTTCTCAGCAGCAAATAGAGCGTATTGTTCGTATGGACGAATATGAGAAGAATTTGCTTAAAGAATATATTGCCGAGCATACCAGCAGGCTTCCGCTGCACCAAAGAGTGAACGAAGCTACTATAGAAAGGCTTTTAGCCCAGGAGTTGAGCAATCGCGATATCAATTCAGAATTTGAATATGGCGTTTACAGCAATAGTATTTCTACAAACCTGCACAGCGAAAATTTTTCGCTAAGCCATCCCGCTACATACGGGGTTCCGCTTTTTGCAGACGATATGGGAAATAGCAATTACCAGTTGCTGGTTAATTTTACCGAAAAGAAAAAAGTAGTGCTTTCATCTATAACATTAATGGCCGCACTTTCTATAATTTTTACGCTTATTATCGTGATCGCCTATTCCAGCGCCTTATCGCAGTTGATAAAGCAACGGCAAATTTCACAGATAAAAACCGATTTTATAAATAATATGACGCACGAATTTAAAACGCCTATTGCCACTATAAACCTGGCTTTAGACGCGATTAAAAATCCTAAGATTAGCAGCGACGAAGAAAAGAAAAAGCGCTATCTTAAGATGATTCGTGACGAGAACAGGAGAATGCACGCCCAGGTAGAAAACGTGTTACGAATATCTAAGCTGGATAAAAACGAGCTGGACCTTAAAAAAGAAAGGCTGCAGCTAAACGAGATTGTAGAAGATGCCATGACCCACGTAGAACTTATTGTAGAAGATCGTGGCGGTTATATACAAACCCATTTTGGAGCCCTGCGCTCTTCAATTTTGGCGAACCAGGATCACTTTACCAATGTGATCGTGAATATCCTGGACAACGGAGTAAAATACTCATCAGAGATACCAAAAATTGATATTTATACTGAAAATGTAAAGAACTACATCATTCTTAAAATTCGCGACCAGGGCGCGGGAATGTCTAAGTTGGTTCAAAAAAAAATATTTGAAAAGTTTTATCGCGAACATACCGGCGATATCCATAACGTGAAAGGTCACGGTTTAGGTTTGGCCTATGCTAAGCGAATTGTAGAAGACCATCACGGGCAGATTTCGGTAGAAAGCGAAAAAGGAAAAGGAAGCACATTTATAATTAAATTACCTCTAATATCTTAA